A single genomic interval of Macadamia integrifolia cultivar HAES 741 chromosome 6, SCU_Mint_v3, whole genome shotgun sequence harbors:
- the LOC122082570 gene encoding 14 kDa proline-rich protein DC2.15-like, translating into MASKASASIALFFSLNLLFFALVSAQCGHCPSRTKPGTNPTPNPFNPTPNPFNPTPNPFNPTPNPNNPTPTPAARGRCPRDALKLGVCLNLLNGVVGVVIGTPPTAPCCTLLQGLADLEAAICLCTTIRANLLGINLNIPVALSLLLNTCGRRLPTGFQC; encoded by the coding sequence ATGGCTTCCAAGGCTTCTGCATCTATTGCTCTCTTCTTCTCACTCAACCTTCTCTTCTTTGCACTTGTGTCTGCTCAATGTGGCCATTGCCCCTCAAGGACGAAGCCCGGTACTAAcccaactccaaacccctttaACCCAACTCCAAACCCATTTAACCCTACTCCAAACCCCTTTAACCCAACTCCAAATCCTAATAACCCAACTCCAACCCCAGCTGCCAGGGGTAGATGTCCTAGGGATGCTCTGAAATTAGGGGTATGCCTCAATTTGCTCAACGGCGTCGTCGGCGTAGTGATTGGAACTCCTCCAACCGCCCCATGCTGCACTCTCCTTCAAGGCCTTGCTGACCTTGAGGCTGCAATCTGCCTTTGCACCACCATCAGAGCTAATTTATTGGGTATCAACCTCAATATCCCAGTTGCACTCAGCTTGCTTCTTAACACCTGTGGAAGGAGGCTCCCCACCGGATTCCAATGTTAA
- the LOC122080772 gene encoding flavin-containing monooxygenase FMO GS-OX5-like has product MASGGSSSAKVAVVGAGPCGLVAARELRSEGLQVVVFEKGDRLGGTWVYDPSIENLQLSVSFEQGRQGEEEEGVGVHVHSSTYHSLRTNVPRQIMGFLDYPFLKESHGGDSRTYPRREEVLSYLDDFAKDFRLVELIRFRSEVVRVERNHGRPDGWIVQSRTSESEELETELFDAVVVCNGHNTVPRFAEIPGIGKWPGKQIHSHSYRIPEPFRDQEEERYSVCTRVVSVQGNGRKGRSS; this is encoded by the exons ATGGCATCCGGAGGATCTTCTTCTGCTAAAGTGGCCGTTGTCGGAGCTGGGCCTTGTGGTCTCGTGGCTGCTCGAGAGCTCCGAAGCGAAGGTCTTCAGGTGGTGGTGTTTGAGAAGGGTGACCGACTCGGAGGCACATGGGTTTACGATCCCAGCATCGAGAATCTCCAACTGAGTGTGAGCTTCGAACAGGGTCgccaaggggaagaagaagaaggtgttgGGGTTCATGTCCACAGCAGCACTTACCATTCGCTCCGGACCAATGTGCCGAGGCAGATCATGGGGTTTTTGGATTACCCATTCCTCAAGGAAAGCCATGGTGGAGACTCCAGAACGTATCCTCGAAGAGAGGAGGTGCTCTCCTATCTGGACGACTTCGCCAAAGACTTCCGACTCGTTGAGTTGATCCGCTTCCGCTCTGAAGTGGTCCGAGTGGAGCGTAATCATGGAAGGCCAGATGGATGGATCGTTCAATCTCGCACTTCGGAATCGGAGGAGCTGGAAACAGAGTTGTTTGACGCCGTTGTCGTCTGCAACGGCCACAATACGGTGCCGAGATTCGCCGAGATTCCAG GAATTGGTAAGTGGCCCGGAAAGCAAATACATAGCCACAGCTACCGAATTCCTGAACCATTTCGAGACCAG gaagaagaaaggtacAGTGTATGTACCAGAGTGGTATCAGTGCAAGGGAATGGACGAAAGGGTCGATcgtcttga
- the LOC122080832 gene encoding flavin-containing monooxygenase FMO GS-OX5-like, with the protein MASGGGSSSSSSSPSKVAVVGAGPCGLVAARELRREGQQLVMFEKGDRIGGTWVYDPRLENLPLSRSVKQDEEGVGVDVHSSMYRSLRINFPRQMTGFLDYPFLKESHGGDSRTYPRREEVLSYLDDFAGDFRLVELIRFRSEVVRVERNHGRPDGWIVQSSTSESEELETEVFDAVVVCNGQDTVPRFAEIPGIDKWPGKQIHSHNYRIPEPFRDQEEERYSVCTKVVSVQGNGRKGRSS; encoded by the exons ATGGCATCAGGAggaggatcttcttcttcttcttcttctcctagtAAAGTGGCCGTCGTCGGAGCTGGGCCTTGCGGTCTCGTAGCCGCTCGGGAGCTCCGAAGAGAAGGCCAACAACTGGTGATGTTTGAGAAGGGTGACCGAATCGGAGGCACATGGGTTTACGATCCCAGACTTGAGAACCTCCCACTGAGTCGGAGCGTCAAACAGGACGAAGAAGGTGTTGGGGTTGATGTCCACAGCAGCATGTACCGTTCACTCCGAATTAATTTCCCGAGGCAGATGACTGGGTTTTTGGATTACCCTTTCCTCAAGGAAAGCCATGGTGGAGACTCCAGAACGTATCCTCGAAGAGAGGAGGTGCTCTCCTATCTGGACGACTTCGCCGGAGACTTCCGACTCGTTGAGTTGATCCGCTTCCGCTCTGAAGTGGTCCGAGTGGAGCGTAATCATGGAAGGCCAGATGGATGGATTGTTCAGTCTAGCACTTCGGAATCGGAGGAGCTGGAAACAGAGGTGTTTGACGCCGTTGTCGTCTGCAACGGCCAGGATACGGTGCCGAGATTCGCCGAGATTCCAG GAATTGATAAGTGGCCCGGAAAGCAAATACATAGCCACAACTACCGAATTCCTGAACCATTTCGAGACCAG gaagaagaaaggtacAGTGTATGTACCAAAGTGGTATCAGTGCAAGGGAATGGACGAAAGGGTCGATcgtcttga
- the LOC122082571 gene encoding 14 kDa proline-rich protein DC2.15-like, giving the protein MASKASASIALFLLLNLLFFVHVSSCRTCPSPKPKPCKNPTPTPTPTPTPSTGTCPRDTLKLGACSNLLGGIVGAGTPANTPCCTLISGLTDLESAICLCTAIKANILGINLNVPVSLSLLVNTCGKNLHSGFQCS; this is encoded by the coding sequence ATGGCTTCCAAGGCTTCGGCATCTATTGCTCTCTTCCTTTTACTTAACCTTCTGTTCTTTGTTCATGTGTCTTCATGTAGGACCTGTCCAAGCCCTAAACCAAAGCCATGTAAAAATCCTACTCCTACTCCAACtccaaccccaaccccatcGACGGGTACCTGTCCTAGGGATACTCTGAAATTGGGGGCATGTTCAAATTTGCTTGGTGGCATCGTCGGCGCCGGAACACCTGCAAACACCCCATGCTGCACTCTCATTTCGGGTCTTACTGACCTTGAGTCTGCAATCTGCCTATGCACTGCCATCAAAGCTAATATATTGGGTATTAACCTCAATGTCCCAGTTTCACTTAGCTTGCTTGTCAACACCTGCGGAAAGAACCTCCACTCTGGATTCCAGTGTTCCTAA